In Candidatus Defluviilinea proxima, a single genomic region encodes these proteins:
- a CDS encoding GAF domain-containing protein, giving the protein MLYFSQRTQTVLTRILQSVVLVYQAVAVLAIVSSLFIASDWLNNPFIGGFFEHTMVLNGSNTSEENKSWAMYEQGFDVGDQLITADGAVISTSDELKKVLSAHRVNESIPVVLRTPDDGYKSAAITLQEFSTADRYAYFYIPEVLSLVFLAVGLWIFGLRRSEPSGRAFSILTTSLAISVGTLFDLYTSHLFTYLWTLSLALVGGSLFDLVLGFPQEARVVVGRPYVRWFGYFIGAVLVFSAYSTLYNFDFPTAYIPAWQAIYGFVGISGIFYFSVLFYHAVTSRSPVVKNQARTILIGSLIAFGPFVTWFLISGKSFNPYLLLPLIAFPLVNGYVVLRFRLLRTDYWVRQSVVYILLTVMVVAIYGLFVSGIAIWTTVDIPSNNPYLIGGLVFLIAILIEPARVRLQAMVDGTFFRGQRAYEDRIRIFSHELTSAPDLGTIGHVLRQQIMSTLSPDRLHIYIYDLLNDQYTALQGEDGRPTSDIRFASASPLVKYFQKEKIPLYLDSVNPPSMLKADEARLSLLGARLFVSLRSNDKPVGWLALGSPLSGDAYTPKDLDYLESISDQASVAISRVQTVANLERRVQEMNALSRVSQGVNVTLTFDDVLELIFAQTSQIIPSTYFHISLYNRDAKYYYYGFRVDDGERIESLENQPLPPSLGLGQEIIRKGRPIITQDYTRECQSRNLTPASQGVYAWMGVPLNSGAITIGALSVGSRDATVTYTRAQLDLLQSVADQTVGAIVKARLLQETEQRARQLATLNEITRQVTSTLEQEPLLHNILENAVSILNCEAGTLFLVDEQTGDLIFRVTIGPVAGNLLGQRLPSGTGVVGRAVQTRMPVIENEVQNSTARFGETDKQTGFISRSLLAVPMLIKDRVLGVIEVINRRDGLPFVVDDQNILTAFAGQAAVAMENARLLASSDQELTARVEELQVMGRIVRELNASLDVDRAMRITLEWAMRQSNAEAGLVGMLEQEQIRLMAQEGYDEVLADVSDGHISLDLPTIKAAIEAGQPSQVSLIAQGEKGILPSAHTQIVIPIRREADVIGLLLLESNTDSQANLAFLNRLSDNAAIAIYNAQLYAEVQRANVAKSDFVSFVAHELKNPMTSIKGYTELLAAGSVGQINDMQTNFLHTIKSNVERMSVLVSDLNDNAKIEAGRLRLDYKAVRVPDVVDDVLRSTKRQIDDKKQTVQLQLPEQIPTVWADPVRVGQVLTNLVSNAHKYTPEGGAVIVGAEAASNQWDPEGAKQVVHIWVKDNGIGISTEDQAKIFQKFFRSDDSKAREAPGTGLGLNITKSLVEMQGGRIWFESEYRQGTTFHITVPVAEG; this is encoded by the coding sequence ATGTTATATTTTTCCCAGCGAACCCAAACTGTTTTAACCAGGATACTCCAAAGCGTAGTCCTGGTCTATCAGGCCGTCGCAGTTTTGGCCATTGTCTCTTCTTTATTTATCGCCAGTGACTGGTTGAATAACCCGTTCATTGGCGGTTTTTTTGAACACACCATGGTCTTGAACGGTTCCAATACCAGTGAAGAAAATAAAAGCTGGGCCATGTATGAACAGGGATTCGATGTAGGCGATCAACTGATCACCGCAGATGGGGCCGTGATTTCGACGTCGGACGAATTAAAAAAGGTTCTTAGTGCCCATCGTGTCAACGAGAGTATTCCTGTGGTACTTCGAACGCCTGATGACGGATATAAATCTGCCGCAATCACACTTCAAGAATTTTCAACGGCAGACCGTTATGCATATTTCTACATACCGGAAGTATTGAGTTTAGTGTTCCTCGCTGTAGGTCTGTGGATTTTTGGCCTTCGCCGTTCAGAACCTTCTGGGCGTGCATTTTCGATATTAACCACATCTCTCGCCATTTCCGTTGGCACACTTTTTGATCTTTACACATCTCACCTGTTTACATATCTATGGACATTGTCATTGGCGCTTGTTGGTGGCTCCTTATTTGATCTTGTGTTGGGTTTCCCTCAAGAAGCACGTGTTGTTGTTGGGCGTCCATACGTTCGATGGTTTGGTTACTTCATCGGTGCGGTGCTGGTATTCAGTGCTTATAGCACGCTGTACAACTTTGATTTTCCGACTGCTTACATCCCTGCCTGGCAGGCCATTTATGGATTTGTCGGGATCTCAGGAATATTCTATTTTAGCGTTCTGTTCTATCATGCTGTAACATCACGGTCTCCGGTTGTAAAGAATCAGGCAAGGACGATTCTGATCGGTTCTTTGATCGCGTTTGGTCCATTTGTGACATGGTTCCTGATTTCAGGAAAATCGTTCAATCCATATTTGTTGCTCCCTTTGATCGCCTTCCCTCTCGTCAATGGATACGTGGTCCTTCGCTTCCGCCTCCTTCGTACCGATTACTGGGTGCGCCAGAGTGTGGTTTATATTTTGCTGACAGTGATGGTCGTTGCGATTTACGGTTTGTTTGTCAGCGGCATAGCGATATGGACGACAGTTGATATACCCTCGAATAATCCCTATCTGATTGGTGGACTTGTATTCCTTATTGCGATCCTGATCGAACCGGCACGTGTACGTTTGCAGGCCATGGTCGACGGAACATTCTTCCGTGGACAACGTGCATATGAAGACCGTATCAGGATCTTCAGTCACGAGTTGACCAGTGCTCCGGACTTGGGGACGATTGGACATGTCCTTCGTCAACAGATCATGTCTACGCTTTCGCCAGATCGGCTTCATATTTACATTTATGATCTACTCAATGATCAATACACGGCATTGCAGGGTGAAGATGGGCGTCCTACCAGCGATATTCGTTTCGCTTCTGCCAGCCCACTTGTCAAATACTTTCAGAAGGAAAAAATTCCTTTATATCTCGATAGCGTGAATCCTCCCTCCATGCTAAAAGCGGACGAGGCTCGTTTATCCCTTTTGGGTGCGCGTCTGTTTGTCTCCCTGCGAAGTAATGATAAGCCGGTTGGCTGGCTTGCCTTGGGTTCGCCTCTTTCCGGTGATGCCTACACCCCCAAAGACCTTGATTATCTCGAAAGTATTTCAGATCAAGCCTCGGTTGCCATTTCGCGCGTACAGACTGTAGCCAACCTTGAGCGACGTGTACAAGAAATGAATGCACTGTCACGCGTATCACAAGGTGTGAACGTCACGCTGACATTCGATGATGTATTGGAGTTGATCTTCGCGCAAACATCCCAGATCATTCCCTCTACATATTTCCATATCTCGCTTTATAACCGGGATGCGAAATATTACTACTACGGTTTCCGTGTAGATGATGGCGAGCGTATCGAATCGCTTGAGAATCAACCGCTTCCTCCCAGCCTCGGTTTGGGACAGGAGATCATTCGCAAAGGCCGCCCGATCATCACACAGGATTACACACGTGAATGCCAGTCCAGAAACTTGACTCCAGCGTCTCAGGGAGTGTATGCATGGATGGGTGTGCCACTTAACTCCGGCGCTATTACCATCGGCGCGCTCAGTGTTGGTAGCCGAGATGCAACCGTAACCTACACGCGTGCCCAACTGGACCTCCTGCAATCTGTTGCAGACCAGACCGTTGGTGCCATCGTCAAAGCTCGACTTCTGCAAGAGACCGAACAGCGTGCTCGTCAACTTGCTACATTGAATGAGATCACGCGTCAGGTGACTTCCACGCTTGAACAGGAACCCCTCCTTCATAACATTCTGGAAAACGCTGTCAGCATCTTGAACTGCGAAGCTGGGACGTTGTTCCTTGTGGATGAACAGACCGGCGACCTCATCTTCCGCGTCACGATCGGACCTGTAGCTGGGAACCTCCTCGGACAACGTCTCCCATCTGGAACCGGGGTTGTTGGTCGTGCGGTGCAAACACGCATGCCGGTCATCGAGAACGAAGTGCAAAACTCAACAGCTCGTTTCGGTGAAACAGATAAACAGACCGGATTTATTTCGCGTTCTTTACTCGCTGTTCCCATGTTAATCAAAGACCGTGTCCTCGGCGTCATCGAAGTTATTAACCGTCGTGATGGCCTTCCCTTTGTTGTTGATGACCAGAACATTCTGACCGCATTTGCTGGCCAAGCCGCGGTCGCCATGGAAAATGCTCGCTTGCTTGCATCGTCAGATCAGGAACTTACTGCCCGCGTGGAAGAGCTTCAGGTCATGGGTCGCATCGTCCGCGAGTTGAATGCCAGCCTTGATGTAGACCGTGCCATGCGCATTACGCTTGAATGGGCCATGCGTCAATCGAATGCCGAGGCAGGTTTGGTAGGCATGTTGGAACAGGAACAGATCCGCCTCATGGCACAGGAAGGGTACGATGAAGTTTTGGCAGATGTGTCCGATGGACATATCTCCCTTGACCTGCCAACTATCAAAGCCGCCATCGAAGCTGGGCAACCCAGCCAAGTTTCCTTGATCGCCCAAGGCGAAAAAGGGATTCTGCCTTCAGCGCACACACAGATCGTCATTCCCATCCGCCGTGAAGCGGATGTCATCGGCTTGTTACTGCTTGAAAGCAACACCGACTCCCAAGCCAATTTGGCCTTTCTCAATCGTTTGAGTGACAATGCCGCCATCGCTATTTACAATGCGCAACTCTATGCCGAAGTTCAGCGCGCGAACGTTGCCAAGAGCGATTTCGTATCCTTTGTGGCCCATGAGTTGAAAAACCCCATGACTTCCATCAAGGGCTATACCGAATTGCTCGCGGCTGGTTCTGTAGGTCAGATCAACGATATGCAGACCAACTTCCTGCATACCATCAAATCCAACGTTGAGCGTATGTCGGTGCTTGTATCTGACCTCAATGACAATGCCAAGATCGAAGCTGGTCGTCTCCGCCTTGATTACAAAGCAGTGCGTGTGCCAGATGTTGTGGATGATGTCTTACGCTCCACCAAACGCCAGATCGACGATAAAAAACAAACCGTACAACTCCAACTTCCCGAGCAAATTCCTACCGTCTGGGCTGACCCGGTCCGTGTGGGGCAGGTGCTTACCAACCTCGTGAGCAACGCTCACAAATATACGCCTGAGGGTGGGGCCGTCATTGTGGGTGCTGAAGCCGCCTCCAATCAATGGGACCCGGAAGGTGCCAAACAAGTTGTGCATATTTGGGTTAAAGATAATGGTATTGGTATCAGCACTGAAGACCAGGCAAAGATCTTCCAGAAATTTTTCCGCTCCGATGACTCGAAGGCCCGCGAAGCTCCGGGCACCGGCCTCGGTTTGAACATCACCAAAAGCCTTGTGGAAATGCAGGGCGGCCGCATCTGGTTCGAAAGCGAATACAGGCAAGGCACCACTTTCCACATCACCGTGCCGGTGGCAGAAGGATAA
- a CDS encoding FIST C-terminal domain-containing protein has product MTLSVAVGYAQALNGREAGLQAAHHALNILGSANPSLGFVIASHQYQARDVISGVSSLLGDTPLIGLSSPIGMTGAGLHPNSVVVAFLNGDFQAETQWLPGYAQSGREAGSRLSKLVAENKDAIRALLLFADGFNGDADQLCSALPTEIPLAGGLSSGDLHTGHSYQLAGPQTGTGALTAAILRGEVTVGIGHAHGWNPVGSQFRVTRSRGFWLRTLDGRPASETYAQLFGYPAREWAFPPLSHLARLYPLGVEQGDQMLIRSPIRVEADGSFRMNAPVRDGADAYLLVGSRTSCEQAAQQAAQHAVQQLNGKKPVFTLVLVDIAWEMLLKSHPGVEIEAVQEIIGKDVPLAGGYTLGQIVQGKDGNVPQLLNQHIVVITFAEK; this is encoded by the coding sequence ATGACCTTGAGTGTCGCTGTCGGATATGCTCAGGCGCTAAACGGACGCGAAGCCGGTTTACAGGCGGCGCATCATGCCTTGAATATTCTGGGGTCTGCGAATCCTTCTCTTGGATTTGTCATTGCGTCGCATCAGTATCAGGCTCGTGATGTTATCAGTGGTGTCTCCAGCTTGTTGGGTGATACACCGCTGATCGGTTTGAGTAGCCCGATTGGCATGACCGGCGCGGGTCTTCATCCAAACTCTGTGGTTGTTGCATTTTTGAACGGTGATTTTCAAGCTGAAACACAGTGGCTTCCCGGTTATGCCCAAAGCGGGCGTGAGGCCGGGAGTCGTTTATCGAAACTGGTTGCAGAAAATAAAGATGCTATTCGTGCGCTCTTGCTTTTTGCCGATGGATTCAATGGCGATGCCGACCAGCTTTGCTCTGCGCTCCCAACTGAGATTCCGCTGGCGGGTGGGCTTTCCTCTGGGGATTTGCACACGGGTCATTCCTACCAGTTGGCTGGTCCACAGACTGGAACCGGGGCCCTCACTGCGGCCATTCTGCGCGGTGAAGTGACCGTAGGTATCGGTCATGCGCACGGTTGGAACCCGGTTGGCAGTCAATTTCGTGTGACACGCTCGCGCGGTTTCTGGCTTCGCACATTGGACGGACGCCCGGCCTCTGAAACCTATGCACAATTATTTGGGTATCCTGCCCGTGAATGGGCTTTCCCTCCGCTGAGCCATCTTGCCCGTTTGTATCCATTAGGTGTGGAGCAGGGCGATCAAATGCTCATTCGTTCCCCGATTCGTGTGGAGGCGGATGGTAGTTTCCGCATGAATGCCCCGGTCCGTGATGGTGCAGATGCTTATCTGCTCGTTGGTAGCCGTACCTCTTGTGAGCAAGCCGCACAACAGGCAGCACAACACGCTGTCCAACAACTCAATGGCAAGAAACCTGTGTTCACATTAGTTCTTGTGGATATTGCGTGGGAGATGTTGTTGAAGTCACATCCTGGTGTGGAGATTGAAGCTGTTCAAGAAATCATTGGCAAGGATGTTCCTCTTGCGGGTGGTTACACACTCGGGCAGATTGTTCAGGGCAAGGATGGTAATGTGCCGCAACTATTGAACCAGCATATAGTTGTGATCACATTTGCTGAAAAATAA
- a CDS encoding TrpB-like pyridoxal phosphate-dependent enzyme, protein MSDQTRFILNESDLPKFWYNIHADSPVPPTPVLHPGTMEPVTPDFLSVLFPMDLIMQEISTERYIEIPEEVREIYKLYRPTPLLRARRLEKALGTPAHIYYKNEGVSPAGSHKPNTAIPQAFYNKIAGTKALTTETGAGQWGSALSLACNFFGLDLEVYMVKVSYNSKPYRRIFIETFGAQVFASPTDRTNYGRSVLAEDPNSPGSLGMAISEAVEVAATSNGTKKYSLGSVLNHVLLHQSVIGEEALKQMDMANEYPDVVIGCAGGGSNFAGIAYPFLRENLKNGKRARIVAVEPTATPSLTKGVYTFDYGDTAKMAPIVKMHTLGHDFIPPSIHAGGLRYHGMAPSICALYDAGYIDAVAVKQVATFEAAVQFAKTEGIIPAPESAHAIRAAIDEALDAKEKGENRVILFNLSGHGNFDMTAYESYLGGKLEDYEYPAEAIKTSLAKLPQVNI, encoded by the coding sequence ATGTCTGACCAAACCCGCTTTATCCTGAACGAAAGTGACCTACCCAAATTCTGGTACAACATCCATGCGGACAGCCCGGTTCCCCCCACCCCGGTCCTGCATCCTGGAACGATGGAGCCTGTCACCCCTGACTTTTTGTCAGTGCTCTTCCCGATGGACCTGATCATGCAAGAGATCAGCACAGAACGCTACATCGAGATCCCGGAAGAAGTACGCGAGATCTACAAACTCTATCGCCCCACCCCCCTGCTCCGCGCACGACGACTGGAAAAAGCATTAGGCACGCCTGCACATATCTATTACAAGAACGAAGGTGTCTCTCCGGCTGGAAGCCACAAACCCAACACAGCCATTCCGCAAGCCTTCTACAACAAGATCGCTGGCACAAAGGCTCTCACAACCGAAACCGGCGCAGGACAATGGGGGTCCGCGCTTTCACTGGCATGTAATTTCTTCGGTCTCGACCTTGAAGTATATATGGTGAAGGTTTCCTACAACAGCAAACCCTATCGCCGCATTTTCATAGAGACCTTCGGCGCACAAGTCTTCGCCAGCCCAACAGACCGTACCAACTATGGCCGCTCCGTGCTGGCCGAGGACCCCAATAGCCCAGGCTCGCTCGGTATGGCGATCTCAGAGGCTGTTGAAGTGGCAGCTACATCCAATGGCACGAAGAAGTACAGTCTCGGTTCCGTTTTGAATCACGTGCTCCTGCACCAGAGTGTGATCGGTGAAGAAGCGCTCAAACAAATGGATATGGCAAACGAATATCCCGATGTAGTCATCGGATGTGCGGGCGGCGGATCAAACTTCGCTGGTATTGCCTACCCGTTCCTGCGTGAGAATCTCAAGAATGGTAAACGCGCCCGCATCGTAGCTGTTGAACCAACCGCCACTCCGTCTTTGACAAAAGGTGTCTACACCTTCGATTATGGCGATACGGCCAAGATGGCTCCCATCGTCAAAATGCACACCCTCGGACATGACTTCATCCCACCCTCGATCCATGCAGGCGGATTGCGCTATCACGGTATGGCTCCCAGCATCTGCGCACTGTATGATGCCGGTTACATCGACGCTGTAGCTGTTAAACAGGTTGCCACATTCGAGGCGGCTGTCCAGTTTGCAAAAACAGAGGGCATCATCCCTGCGCCGGAATCTGCACATGCCATCCGCGCCGCGATCGATGAAGCACTGGACGCCAAGGAGAAGGGCGAGAATCGCGTGATCTTGTTCAACCTCTCCGGACACGGCAACTTCGATATGACTGCCTATGAATCCTATTTGGGTGGCAAGCTCGAGGATTACGAATATCCCGCCGAAGCCATCAAGACGTCATTGGCCAAATTGCCACAGGTGAACATCTAA
- a CDS encoding RidA family protein — protein sequence MYTTEGKKIVSTDKAPKAIGPYSQAIRTENLVFTAGQIGLDPVRMELVEGGVEAQTRQVLTNLKHVLESADSGLNFVVKTTVFILDMRDFANMNMVYSEFFPENPPARSTVAVAELPKGALVEIECVALLSSVHGD from the coding sequence ATGTACACAACTGAAGGAAAAAAGATCGTCTCTACAGACAAGGCTCCCAAGGCCATTGGCCCATACTCTCAAGCCATTCGCACAGAAAATCTTGTGTTTACCGCCGGGCAAATCGGCCTCGACCCAGTCCGTATGGAACTTGTTGAAGGTGGTGTAGAAGCCCAAACTCGACAGGTTCTGACCAACCTCAAACACGTGCTGGAATCAGCAGACTCAGGTCTGAACTTCGTGGTCAAGACTACGGTCTTTATCCTCGATATGCGTGACTTTGCCAATATGAACATGGTCTATTCTGAATTCTTCCCTGAAAATCCTCCCGCACGTTCCACGGTTGCGGTTGCTGAATTGCCCAAGGGCGCATTGGTCGAGATCGAGTGTGTTGCATTGCTTTCCTCCGTTCATGGTGACTAA
- a CDS encoding response regulator transcription factor: MPNELILLVDDEPSIIQLARMYLEREGFRTEAVGDGESALSAVDRLHPALVVLDVMLPKLDGFEVCRRLRASQTDTAILMLTARDEDIDKILGLELGADDYLTKPFNPRELVARVKAILRRGERKDVDVPKATQLGDLSIDPARREVRLNDRTLDLRTQEFDLLLTFAEHRGLVLSREQILQKAWGFDFYGQTRTVDVHVAHLRKKIEGSSVRIETVTGVGYKLVVS; encoded by the coding sequence GTGCCCAACGAACTCATCCTCCTCGTAGACGACGAACCGTCCATTATTCAACTTGCCCGCATGTATTTGGAGCGCGAAGGCTTTCGCACCGAAGCGGTTGGTGATGGCGAATCAGCCCTCAGTGCGGTTGACCGTCTGCATCCCGCGTTGGTTGTGCTTGATGTGATGCTTCCCAAACTCGATGGCTTCGAAGTTTGTCGTCGTTTGCGTGCATCCCAAACCGATACGGCCATTCTCATGCTCACCGCCCGCGATGAAGATATCGATAAGATCCTCGGCCTCGAACTTGGTGCCGACGATTACCTGACCAAACCATTCAATCCGCGTGAATTGGTGGCGCGAGTCAAGGCCATTTTGCGACGTGGCGAACGAAAAGATGTGGACGTGCCCAAAGCGACACAACTTGGTGACCTTTCGATCGATCCTGCTCGAAGGGAAGTGCGCCTCAATGATCGGACCCTTGACCTGCGTACTCAGGAATTTGACCTTCTCCTCACCTTCGCCGAACACCGCGGACTCGTCCTCAGTCGCGAACAAATTTTGCAAAAGGCCTGGGGCTTTGATTTCTACGGCCAGACACGAACAGTGGACGTGCACGTAGCACATCTGCGCAAGAAGATCGAAGGTAGTTCAGTTCGGATCGAAACTGTAACGGGCGTTGGGTATAAGTTGGTGGTATCCTGA
- a CDS encoding HAMP domain-containing protein, whose amino-acid sequence MFTSLRSRLWLSYAFIVTTALGIVAVVLLVYLLRNPVLSRQTQQQLNTVKNLVLENPKQLVNDPVALSTLSKTYNVRLLVFDKTREVVTDTNPEKPQIPFPRKNLLNRNSQAALDTKGDVWLYTFSRLQNGQILVVTAPRPRAAVLNIFADEFFLPILEAGVVALSLSLILAFALSRWVADPLQQVVLAARKYPQGNDEIKRIKPSGPHEVQDLTRAFNSMIARVQSSQRSQREFVANVSHELKTPLTSIQGFAQAILDNTADTPEARKQAAQIIYDESGRMHRMALNLLDLARLEAGTADLTMTDVDMKALLENMVVKFTPQAEKANVTLQLQVPPNLPSVIGDGDRLSQVFTNLVDNALKFTPAGGQVTLSAKKVGAEMELSVADTGLGVPNEALSRLFDRFYQVDPSRAGGMAHGAGLGLAIVKEIVEAHGGKIGVRSQVGLGTTFTIHLPLVATQK is encoded by the coding sequence ATGTTTACATCCCTTCGTTCTCGTCTTTGGTTAAGTTATGCATTTATCGTCACCACGGCTCTTGGCATTGTGGCTGTGGTTTTGTTGGTGTATCTTCTTCGTAATCCTGTCCTTTCACGTCAGACCCAGCAACAATTGAATACGGTTAAGAATCTTGTGCTTGAAAACCCGAAACAGTTAGTCAATGATCCCGTTGCACTTTCGACTCTCTCAAAGACATATAATGTCCGTTTGCTTGTTTTCGACAAGACCCGCGAAGTTGTGACGGATACAAACCCCGAAAAGCCTCAGATTCCGTTTCCTCGTAAAAACCTACTCAACAGAAATTCACAAGCCGCCCTGGATACAAAGGGCGATGTGTGGCTCTATACTTTCAGCCGCCTGCAAAATGGACAAATACTGGTTGTGACGGCGCCACGTCCGCGTGCGGCGGTACTGAATATTTTTGCCGACGAGTTTTTTCTCCCGATCCTTGAAGCGGGTGTTGTCGCGCTCTCGCTTTCGTTGATCCTTGCCTTTGCGCTTTCTCGCTGGGTGGCAGACCCACTCCAACAGGTTGTACTTGCCGCACGCAAATACCCGCAAGGGAATGATGAAATCAAACGTATCAAGCCGAGCGGTCCGCATGAGGTACAGGACTTGACGAGGGCATTCAATTCCATGATCGCGAGGGTGCAAAGTAGTCAGCGTTCGCAGAGAGAGTTTGTTGCAAACGTCTCGCACGAGTTGAAGACCCCGCTTACATCCATTCAGGGATTTGCACAGGCGATCCTTGATAATACGGCGGATACACCCGAAGCACGCAAGCAGGCCGCGCAGATCATCTATGATGAGTCAGGTCGTATGCATCGTATGGCGCTCAATCTTCTTGATCTTGCCCGCCTTGAAGCTGGTACTGCTGACTTGACGATGACAGATGTAGATATGAAAGCTTTATTGGAAAATATGGTTGTGAAATTCACGCCACAAGCCGAGAAAGCAAATGTGACATTGCAATTACAAGTCCCGCCAAATCTACCGTCTGTGATTGGTGATGGCGATCGTCTCTCACAAGTCTTTACGAATCTCGTTGACAACGCTTTGAAATTCACGCCCGCTGGGGGGCAGGTGACTCTGTCTGCGAAAAAAGTTGGGGCTGAGATGGAACTGTCGGTTGCTGATACAGGCCTCGGCGTCCCGAATGAAGCGTTGTCTCGTCTTTTTGATCGTTTCTATCAAGTTGACCCGTCCAGAGCGGGCGGTATGGCGCATGGGGCTGGCCTTGGGCTTGCGATAGTCAAAGAGATCGTTGAAGCGCATGGTGGTAAAATTGGCGTCCGCAGTCAGGTAGGGCTCGGAACTACTTTCACGATCCACCTGCCGCTTGTTGCTACGCAAAAATAA
- a CDS encoding glycosyltransferase family 2 protein encodes MPKVSVIIPCYNEQSTIRLLLTALREQTFPRAEMEVVIADGMSSDGTRDAITAFQKVFPDLNVRVVDNTLRSIPSAVNRAIESSRGDIIVRLDAHSKPYPDYVANCVSAIEAGRGDNVGGVWEIHPGTDTWIAKSIAVAASHPLGVGDALYRHATQAAEVDTVPFGSFKRSLIERVGLFDESLLTNEDYEFNARIRKAGGKIWLDPSIRSVYYARSTLLELARQYWRYGFWKWRMLRRYPDTLRWRQALPPLFVLSLLVLALASTFIPVVGIVLIAELAIYFSIFLLAGFDKAVRLANPYLIIGLPLTIPVMHITWGAGFLWSIFNLDDKLNG; translated from the coding sequence ATGCCAAAAGTTTCCGTCATCATTCCCTGTTATAACGAGCAATCGACCATTCGTTTGTTGCTGACAGCTCTGCGCGAGCAGACTTTTCCGCGCGCCGAAATGGAAGTCGTGATTGCTGATGGCATGTCTTCGGATGGAACGCGCGATGCGATTACTGCGTTTCAAAAAGTGTTCCCTGATTTGAATGTTCGCGTGGTGGACAATACGCTTCGTTCCATCCCTTCGGCTGTGAACCGCGCTATTGAATCTTCGCGTGGCGATATTATTGTCCGCCTCGATGCTCATTCCAAGCCTTATCCTGATTATGTCGCGAATTGTGTAAGCGCAATCGAAGCTGGGCGAGGAGATAATGTTGGTGGTGTATGGGAGATCCATCCCGGTACAGATACGTGGATCGCTAAATCCATTGCAGTTGCGGCCTCACATCCGCTTGGGGTGGGGGATGCGTTATATCGCCATGCTACGCAAGCCGCAGAAGTGGACACGGTCCCGTTTGGCTCGTTCAAGCGTTCTTTGATCGAACGTGTGGGTTTGTTCGACGAGTCCCTGCTTACAAATGAAGATTATGAATTCAACGCTCGCATACGAAAAGCGGGTGGTAAAATCTGGCTCGATCCGTCCATACGCTCGGTTTATTATGCACGTTCCACACTTCTGGAACTTGCACGCCAGTACTGGCGTTATGGATTTTGGAAGTGGCGAATGCTTCGGCGATATCCCGATACTTTAAGATGGAGGCAGGCTCTGCCTCCGTTGTTCGTCTTGAGCTTGTTGGTTTTGGCCTTGGCTTCCACTTTTATTCCAGTTGTTGGGATTGTACTGATCGCAGAGCTGGCTATTTATTTTTCAATTTTTTTACTTGCCGGATTCGATAAAGCCGTTCGTTTGGCGAATCCCTATTTGATTATCGGACTTCCGCTGACGATCCCCGTCATGCATATCACATGGGGTGCTGGGTTCTTGTGGAGTATTTTTAATTTGGATGATAAGTTAAATGGCTGA
- a CDS encoding sugar transferase has protein sequence MPILYEEMTSRVPIHHLESDWIIRSFVDGLPVSGFYELFKRLIDIVGGIVGLLILLIATPFLGLAIYFDSGLPIFYSQPRLGRGRSTFTIYKFRSMRKNTDSYGDIRRTLENDPRITRVGNFIRKARLDELPQFWNVLRGDMSLVGPRAEVPELVEEYQKQVPFYRARLLVKPGLTGWAQINYGYVASVTETSIKLEYDLYYIKHRTISMDFQIILRTISTVLRRTGR, from the coding sequence ATGCCCATCCTTTATGAAGAGATGACGAGTCGCGTTCCGATCCATCATTTGGAATCGGATTGGATCATCCGTTCCTTTGTGGATGGGTTGCCTGTAAGTGGTTTCTATGAACTGTTCAAACGGTTGATCGATATTGTTGGCGGAATTGTTGGACTTTTAATTTTATTGATTGCCACTCCATTTTTGGGGTTGGCTATTTATTTCGACTCTGGTTTGCCCATTTTCTACTCGCAACCCCGGTTAGGCCGTGGACGTTCAACATTCACTATCTACAAATTTCGTAGTATGCGTAAAAACACCGATTCATATGGTGATATTCGTAGAACGTTGGAGAATGACCCTCGTATCACTCGTGTGGGTAACTTTATACGAAAGGCGCGTCTCGATGAACTTCCCCAATTTTGGAATGTACTTCGTGGAGATATGAGCCTTGTTGGTCCGCGTGCCGAGGTGCCTGAATTGGTTGAAGAGTATCAGAAACAGGTTCCTTTTTACAGAGCACGTTTACTTGTCAAACCTGGTCTTACGGGATGGGCGCAGATCAATTATGGCTATGTTGCCAGTGTTACCGAAACATCTATCAAGCTTGAATATGACTTGTATTACATCAAACACCGCACCATCTCGATGGATTTCCAAATCATTTTACGAACGATAAGCACTGTTTTACGGAGAACAGGTAGATGA